A genomic region of Granulicella sp. L56 contains the following coding sequences:
- the moeB gene encoding molybdopterin-synthase adenylyltransferase MoeB gives MPTAIEETVELPKLTNDEIARYSRHLILPEVGMDGQRKLKAAKVLCIGTGGLGAPLAMYLAAAGVGTIGLVDFDVVDTSNLQRQIIHTTATVGMLKNDSAELMLKGLNPNLNVIKHNTMLTSANALDILKDYDVIADGTDNFQTRYLVNDACVLLGKPNAYASIYRFEGQASVFGVPAGPCYRCLYPEPPPPGLVPSCAEGGVLGILPGLLGVIQATETIKLILGIGEPLIGRLLLVDALGMNFRTLKLRKNPECPVCSANPTLTELIDYDQFCGIEKPTSVGPLEVARDKVVADLPVVDGIPQISVEALKQKLDAKEDVFVLDVREPHEYQIVNLGAPLIPVGELPSRLGELAAQKDREIVVHCKTGGRSQKASLALKQAGFTNVSNLTGGITAWAEKIDPSLPKY, from the coding sequence ATGCCTACAGCCATTGAAGAAACCGTAGAACTACCCAAGCTCACCAACGACGAGATCGCCCGTTACTCCCGCCATCTGATCCTGCCCGAGGTCGGCATGGACGGCCAGCGAAAACTCAAGGCAGCTAAGGTCCTGTGCATCGGCACCGGCGGCCTCGGTGCGCCGCTCGCCATGTATCTCGCCGCTGCCGGAGTCGGCACCATCGGCCTCGTCGACTTCGACGTCGTCGATACCAGCAATCTCCAACGCCAGATCATCCACACCACGGCCACGGTCGGCATGTTGAAGAACGATTCCGCCGAGCTGATGCTCAAGGGCCTCAACCCGAACCTGAACGTCATCAAGCACAACACGATGCTGACCAGCGCCAACGCGCTCGACATCCTGAAGGACTACGACGTCATCGCCGACGGCACCGACAACTTCCAGACCCGCTATCTGGTCAACGATGCCTGCGTCCTGCTGGGCAAACCCAACGCCTACGCCTCCATCTACCGCTTCGAAGGTCAGGCCAGCGTCTTCGGCGTACCGGCTGGTCCATGCTACCGCTGCTTGTATCCGGAGCCGCCACCGCCGGGCCTCGTTCCTTCGTGCGCCGAAGGGGGCGTGCTGGGTATTCTCCCCGGTCTGCTGGGCGTTATTCAAGCCACCGAGACCATCAAACTGATCCTCGGCATCGGCGAGCCTCTGATTGGCCGCCTGTTGCTGGTCGACGCCCTCGGCATGAACTTCCGCACCCTCAAGCTGCGCAAGAACCCGGAGTGCCCGGTTTGCAGCGCGAACCCAACCCTGACCGAGCTGATCGACTATGACCAGTTCTGCGGTATCGAGAAGCCCACTTCGGTTGGCCCGCTTGAGGTCGCCCGCGACAAGGTAGTCGCTGACCTGCCTGTGGTCGACGGCATTCCGCAGATCTCGGTCGAGGCGCTGAAGCAGAAGCTCGATGCCAAGGAAGATGTGTTTGTCCTCGACGTTCGCGAGCCGCACGAGTATCAGATCGTCAACCTTGGTGCGCCGCTGATTCCAGTGGGCGAGCTTCCCAGCCGTCTCGGCGAGCTGGCCGCGCAGAAGGACCGCGAGATCGTTGTCCACTGCAAGACCGGCGGACGCAGTCAGAAGGCTTCCCTGGCGCTCAAGCAGGCGGGCTTCACCAACGTCTCCAATCTGACCGGCGGCATCACCGCGTGGGCAGAGAAGATCGACCCGTCGCTGCCGAAGTACTAA
- a CDS encoding TonB-dependent receptor has translation MVASAQQKGATVHGTVADPDEAVIPGAMVTLTPASGKPLVTQSQSDGTYVLHNVPAGTYSETVTMQGFASFVKLGVKVNVGQSLALDAKMDIQAQQQEVQVTAQSAQVSVDADSNASSTVIKGKDLDALSDDPDELSSELTALAGPAAGPNGGQIYVDGFTGGQLPPKSSIREIRINQNPFSAEYDRLGYGRVQIFTKPGTDKLHGFYQLSGDPSAFNSGNPLLNDNLSPGQNSVTQPPYHTILMFGDVSGPLTSIASFTVGGSHRSIQDNAMINATVLPSQFPCAAGQTSCNYQLATPTPSVRTDISPRIDLQLGEKNTLTTRFEYELSDLSNQGVGNLNLPSTAYSSSSSEITLQMTDTQVVSSRIINETRFEYQRDHSTETPQSTTPTISVSGNFTDGGANTGANADSQNHFELHNYTSIQLKKNFIRFGGRLRSTADTNTSTAGSNGLFTYNCLLTLNCGVGSDGTTVSSYENEQASQFKITNIVHPTVNATMVDLGVYAEDDWKPVQNLTVSYGFRYETQNYLRDHHDLAPRLSFAYGLGRGQKAPKTVLRGGFGIFYDRYMLANILTTVQYNGQNQLQTTLALPNTATCSPTNLSGCTAGSPGGNTTVSSASNLRTPYSMEFAIGADQQVARNATLSVNYLNTRGVHQFLSQNVNAPTGTDSNGNFIYPIAPAPGEAAAVIQQYQSEGVYRQNELITNINIHERAFTLFGYYVLNFAKSDTGGITTFPSQPYNIGADYGRAVFDRRNRLFLGGNFSLPYHISLSPFIVASSGTPYNVTLGKDLNGDSEYNDRPAFAIPGSTNVSTIAGCGSFTTPVPGNETRIPINYCTGPVLFVTNLRASKTFGFGRSTATPNQGGSGGGPGSHGGDHGGGHGGGGGGGGRGGFGGSRTDKKYNLTFSAQAQNLFNNADYATPNATMTGKSFGKSTQLAGNPYTSSSALRRISLNMSFQF, from the coding sequence ATGGTTGCAAGTGCCCAGCAGAAGGGCGCTACGGTACATGGAACAGTTGCCGATCCGGATGAGGCCGTGATTCCCGGCGCAATGGTTACGCTGACGCCCGCCTCCGGCAAGCCGCTGGTCACCCAGTCGCAGAGCGATGGAACCTACGTGCTTCACAATGTCCCAGCCGGCACATATTCCGAGACCGTTACGATGCAAGGCTTCGCTTCGTTCGTGAAGCTGGGCGTAAAGGTCAATGTGGGCCAGTCGCTCGCGCTCGATGCGAAGATGGACATCCAGGCCCAGCAGCAGGAGGTGCAGGTGACCGCGCAGTCGGCGCAGGTCAGCGTCGACGCAGACAGTAATGCCAGCTCCACGGTCATCAAGGGAAAAGATCTTGATGCCTTGTCGGATGACCCGGATGAACTTTCTTCTGAATTGACAGCGTTGGCAGGGCCGGCCGCCGGTCCGAATGGCGGTCAGATTTACGTCGATGGATTTACTGGCGGCCAGTTACCGCCAAAGTCTTCGATCCGCGAGATTCGCATCAATCAGAACCCGTTTTCGGCAGAGTACGATCGATTGGGCTATGGCCGGGTGCAGATCTTTACCAAGCCCGGCACGGACAAGCTTCACGGCTTTTATCAGTTGTCTGGAGATCCCTCGGCATTCAATAGCGGCAACCCGCTTCTCAACGACAATCTAAGTCCAGGGCAGAATTCTGTTACCCAACCTCCATACCATACGATATTAATGTTTGGAGACGTGTCTGGCCCTCTTACTTCCATTGCTTCTTTCACTGTGGGAGGATCGCACCGGTCGATTCAAGACAACGCCATGATCAACGCGACGGTGCTGCCATCGCAGTTTCCGTGCGCTGCTGGGCAGACCTCCTGTAACTATCAGTTGGCGACTCCAACTCCAAGTGTGCGGACCGATATCAGTCCGCGTATTGACCTCCAGTTGGGAGAGAAGAACACGCTCACGACACGTTTTGAATATGAGCTAAGCGATCTGTCGAACCAGGGCGTGGGAAACCTTAATCTGCCATCGACCGCGTACAGCTCAAGCAGCTCGGAGATTACGCTTCAGATGACGGACACGCAGGTTGTAAGCTCGCGCATCATCAATGAAACCCGGTTTGAGTATCAGCGTGACCATAGCACCGAGACACCACAGAGCACCACTCCGACGATCTCCGTTTCAGGAAACTTCACCGACGGCGGTGCAAATACAGGCGCCAACGCAGACAGTCAGAATCACTTTGAATTGCACAACTACACCTCGATCCAGTTGAAGAAGAACTTCATCCGGTTTGGCGGGCGGTTGCGGTCTACAGCAGATACAAATACTTCAACGGCAGGCAGCAACGGACTGTTTACTTACAACTGCCTATTGACATTGAATTGCGGAGTTGGGTCCGACGGCACGACTGTCTCTTCGTATGAGAATGAACAGGCCAGTCAGTTCAAAATTACCAATATTGTTCATCCCACGGTGAACGCAACCATGGTGGACTTAGGCGTCTACGCAGAGGATGACTGGAAGCCTGTTCAAAATCTCACCGTGAGCTATGGCTTCCGCTACGAAACGCAAAACTATCTTAGAGACCATCACGATCTCGCGCCGCGCCTGTCGTTTGCCTATGGCCTGGGACGCGGCCAAAAAGCGCCAAAGACCGTTTTGCGCGGTGGCTTCGGAATCTTCTACGACCGCTATATGCTCGCCAATATCCTGACCACCGTTCAATACAACGGTCAGAATCAGTTGCAGACAACTTTGGCGCTTCCAAATACTGCAACGTGCTCGCCTACTAATCTAAGCGGTTGCACCGCAGGGTCGCCGGGCGGCAACACGACTGTCTCGTCCGCTTCAAATTTGCGTACGCCCTACTCGATGGAGTTTGCTATTGGAGCCGATCAACAGGTGGCCCGCAATGCGACTCTGTCCGTAAATTATCTGAATACCAGAGGCGTGCATCAGTTTCTGAGCCAAAACGTGAATGCACCTACAGGCACGGACAGCAACGGCAACTTTATCTATCCGATTGCCCCCGCGCCCGGTGAGGCTGCAGCGGTCATCCAGCAGTATCAGTCTGAGGGAGTGTACCGGCAGAATGAATTGATTACTAATATCAATATCCATGAGAGGGCCTTTACTCTCTTCGGATACTATGTGTTGAACTTTGCAAAATCGGATACGGGTGGTATCACCACGTTCCCATCTCAGCCCTACAACATTGGTGCGGACTATGGACGCGCAGTATTCGACCGGCGTAATCGCCTGTTTCTCGGCGGCAATTTTTCGCTGCCATATCACATCTCGCTCAGCCCCTTCATCGTCGCTTCCTCAGGAACGCCTTATAACGTAACGCTTGGCAAAGACTTGAATGGCGACAGCGAATATAACGATCGGCCTGCCTTTGCAATCCCCGGCTCAACCAACGTGAGCACGATTGCAGGTTGCGGCAGCTTTACTACTCCTGTACCAGGCAACGAGACACGGATTCCTATTAACTACTGCACCGGCCCCGTGTTGTTCGTTACAAATCTTCGCGCTTCGAAGACGTTCGGTTTTGGTCGCTCTACGGCAACGCCTAATCAAGGTGGTTCGGGGGGCGGGCCTGGAAGCCATGGTGGCGACCACGGTGGCGGCCACGGTGGCGGCGGTGGTGGTGGCGGTAGAGGTGGATTTGGCGGCAGCAGGACGGACAAAAAATACAATCTGACGTTCTCGGCCCAGGCCCAGAACCTCTTCAACAATGCCGATTATGCGACGCCGAATGCGACAATGACGGGCAAGTCGTTTGGAAAGTCTACGCAGTTGGCGGGCAATCCTTATACCAGCAGTTCAGCCCTTCGTCGTATCTCCCTCAACATGTCATTCCAGTTCTAG
- a CDS encoding NAD-dependent succinate-semialdehyde dehydrogenase: MAIESINPANGKLLRHFDPLEDGAIHQKIGLAAEAFEAYKAVPLEHRALCMRKLASILEHETEDLAIIITEEMGKPLHTARQEVLKCATACRYYAENAARILTPEPIPTDGNDSYVRWDPLGVILAVMPWNFPFWQVFRFLAPALMAGNVGLLKHSSNVPQCALTIEALVRRAGFPRGTFQTLLIDSRQIESVLNDERIAAVTVTGSEPAGRAVAAQAGWLIKKSVLELGGSDPFIVMTSADLDVAVETAVRARCVNSGQSCIAAKRFIVADEIYDEFEAHFVAGMESMRVGDPMKDTTDIGPLATASIVDELEAQVKAATSAGARILTGGERMVGEGNYFEPTVLVDVPRTCVVYREELFGPVAMLFRVADLDEAIRLANDTPFGLSASAWTHNANEQQRFVRELQCGAVFINAMVASDPRLPFGGIKRSGYGRELSAAGMREFLNSKTVVIAQPDNEHPRSER; the protein is encoded by the coding sequence ATGGCCATCGAATCCATCAATCCCGCCAACGGCAAACTCCTCCGTCACTTCGATCCGCTTGAGGACGGAGCGATCCACCAGAAAATCGGTCTCGCCGCCGAGGCTTTCGAGGCCTATAAGGCAGTCCCGCTCGAGCACCGCGCTCTCTGCATGAGAAAGCTGGCCTCGATCCTCGAACATGAGACCGAAGATCTAGCGATCATCATCACCGAGGAGATGGGCAAACCTCTCCACACCGCGCGACAGGAGGTGCTGAAGTGCGCCACCGCCTGCCGCTACTACGCGGAAAATGCCGCCCGCATCCTTACCCCGGAACCGATCCCGACCGACGGCAACGACAGCTACGTCCGCTGGGACCCGCTCGGCGTCATCCTCGCCGTTATGCCATGGAACTTCCCCTTCTGGCAGGTCTTTCGCTTTCTTGCCCCCGCACTGATGGCGGGCAACGTCGGCCTGCTCAAGCACTCGTCGAATGTTCCCCAATGCGCCCTCACCATCGAGGCACTCGTCCGCCGTGCCGGATTTCCGCGAGGCACCTTCCAGACCCTGCTGATCGATTCCCGCCAGATCGAGTCTGTACTCAACGATGAGCGGATCGCCGCTGTTACCGTAACCGGAAGCGAGCCCGCTGGCCGTGCGGTGGCCGCGCAGGCAGGCTGGCTCATCAAAAAGTCTGTGCTCGAGCTGGGCGGCAGCGACCCGTTCATCGTCATGACCTCCGCCGACCTCGATGTTGCCGTCGAGACTGCCGTTCGCGCACGCTGCGTCAACAGCGGCCAATCCTGCATCGCTGCCAAACGCTTTATCGTCGCCGATGAGATTTATGACGAGTTCGAAGCACACTTCGTCGCAGGCATGGAGTCCATGCGCGTCGGCGATCCCATGAAGGACACCACGGACATCGGGCCGCTCGCAACGGCCAGCATCGTCGACGAGCTTGAAGCACAGGTAAAAGCCGCAACCAGCGCCGGAGCGCGGATTCTCACTGGCGGAGAGCGTATGGTCGGCGAGGGCAACTACTTCGAGCCAACCGTACTCGTCGACGTGCCGCGAACCTGTGTGGTCTATCGCGAAGAGCTCTTCGGGCCAGTCGCCATGCTCTTTCGCGTAGCGGATCTGGATGAGGCGATCCGGCTGGCAAACGATACTCCTTTTGGCTTGAGTGCTTCAGCATGGACACACAACGCGAACGAGCAACAGCGTTTTGTCAGAGAACTACAGTGCGGGGCGGTCTTCATAAATGCAATGGTTGCGAGCGATCCGCGACTGCCCTTTGGCGGCATCAAGCGTTCCGGCTATGGACGCGAACTATCTGCCGCGGGAATGCGCGAGTTTCTCAATTCAAAGACGGTCGTCATCGCACAGCCTGATAACGAGCACCCTCGCTCTGAGAGGTGA
- a CDS encoding DUF5666 domain-containing protein, with amino-acid sequence MVTRLGIFRASIFGASLLLPAAGLMTYTAAAQAQAATGPKIGTVAAISGTAITLTTDSKQQIAVTVTDGARILQLEPGSKDLKSAQTITLNDIAKGDRILVSGQPGSDATSFTASRVILMKAQDIAQQHAKEQADWQSRGTGGLVSAVDAGSGTITVSIGAKKVALQTSSATKFRRYAGGSVKFEDAQPSTLAEVRASDQVRVLGTKSADGSSIQAEIVVSGSFLHLAGTIATINASDGTFTIKDLATKKLMTVKVTADSDVRKLPPQAAARFAARAKGGVGTAGHAGTGSAHPAAEASASAPEGGVEQRRSAGMDLSQMLSRLPTQTLADLKVGDAVMVVASQQDPASHNVSAVTLLSGVEPILSANPNGAATMSLSPWQMGGEPDAGGGSSQ; translated from the coding sequence ATGGTTACCAGGCTTGGAATCTTCCGGGCATCAATATTTGGCGCGAGCCTGTTGCTTCCCGCGGCTGGGTTGATGACCTATACTGCGGCGGCTCAGGCGCAGGCTGCTACCGGGCCGAAGATTGGTACGGTGGCGGCCATCTCCGGCACGGCTATCACCTTGACGACCGATAGTAAGCAGCAGATCGCCGTCACAGTTACGGATGGCGCACGCATTCTTCAATTAGAGCCGGGCAGCAAGGACTTGAAGTCTGCTCAGACCATCACGCTGAACGATATTGCAAAGGGTGACCGGATTCTGGTTTCGGGCCAGCCTGGCAGCGATGCCACCTCGTTCACGGCTTCGCGCGTCATTCTGATGAAGGCCCAGGACATTGCACAGCAGCACGCGAAAGAGCAGGCCGACTGGCAGAGCCGTGGAACCGGCGGGCTGGTAAGCGCGGTCGATGCGGGAAGCGGGACGATCACCGTGTCGATCGGCGCGAAAAAAGTCGCCCTTCAGACATCGAGCGCTACAAAGTTTCGCCGATACGCCGGCGGTTCCGTGAAGTTTGAGGATGCACAGCCGAGTACGCTCGCAGAGGTCCGTGCAAGCGATCAGGTGCGTGTTCTTGGAACGAAATCCGCCGACGGCTCGTCCATCCAGGCAGAGATTGTAGTCAGCGGCTCATTCCTGCATCTGGCCGGAACAATAGCAACCATCAACGCGTCCGATGGGACGTTTACGATTAAGGATCTTGCTACCAAGAAGCTGATGACCGTCAAGGTGACGGCGGACTCCGACGTCCGCAAGCTGCCGCCACAAGCAGCGGCAAGGTTTGCTGCACGGGCAAAAGGCGGCGTCGGCACAGCAGGTCATGCTGGAACTGGCAGTGCCCATCCCGCAGCGGAGGCAAGTGCCTCGGCACCCGAAGGTGGCGTGGAGCAGCGACGATCTGCTGGTATGGATCTGTCGCAGATGTTGAGCAGGCTGCCCACGCAGACCCTCGCCGATCTTAAGGTTGGCGACGCGGTCATGGTGGTGGCGTCGCAGCAAGACCCCGCCAGCCACAATGTATCGGCAGTGACGCTCTTGTCCGGCGTTGAGCCGATTCTGTCCGCGAACCCGAATGGCGCGGCAACGATGAGCCTCTCGCCCTGGCAAATGGGTGGCGAACCTGATGCTGGCGGCGGATCGTCACAATAG
- a CDS encoding glycosyltransferase family 39 protein translates to MARTTVIQPSDPTLRPALRLALVFAAIKLVFHIGAALWQHHIGYGYFRDEFYYIACGRHLAWGYVDQGPVVAVQARVAETLFGHSLVGIRLLSALGGAIRVALTGVICWALGGRRSAQALAMLFVLLAPIYLAIDGFLSMNSWESAFWMPCILALILILRGRSPRLWWTVFGVSAGLGLLNKPSMTFFLIALALALLLTPQRKALFTRYAAWGVVLLVLIALPNLFWQMHHHWATLEFLHDGRVAGKNTRLAPLPFIANQIFILGILGAFVWIAGLVRLLRQREQRWLGLTYCIFLVVMVALGAKDYYVTPIYPFLFAAGGVAWQQRFASNRRVQTDRAIAWPILTTVVIVLSAVFLPASNPILRPATFLKYAHALHLPNSDSESGRRAVLPQFYADRFGWQEEVDQITAAVERLSPEDRAQAGIVADNYGEAGALDFLGHDLPPVISGHNNYWLWGPHNVGAKVLIVISGDPPQHFQSLCREVQIVGNMNHPLAMPFERRKTIYLLHDCQEAQSPTLNWAKYKFYY, encoded by the coding sequence ATGGCACGGACAACCGTCATTCAACCTTCAGACCCAACGCTGCGGCCCGCGCTGCGGCTGGCACTGGTCTTCGCAGCCATCAAGCTTGTCTTCCACATTGGTGCTGCGCTCTGGCAGCACCACATCGGCTATGGCTACTTTCGCGACGAGTTTTACTACATCGCCTGCGGGCGCCATCTCGCCTGGGGCTATGTCGACCAGGGCCCTGTCGTTGCGGTACAAGCCCGCGTGGCCGAAACGCTGTTTGGCCATTCACTCGTGGGCATTCGCCTGCTCTCGGCGCTTGGTGGAGCCATCCGTGTCGCGCTTACCGGCGTGATCTGCTGGGCGCTGGGCGGACGCCGCTCCGCCCAGGCGCTGGCGATGCTCTTTGTTCTCCTCGCGCCCATCTATCTCGCCATCGATGGCTTCCTTTCCATGAACAGTTGGGAGTCGGCCTTCTGGATGCCCTGCATCCTTGCACTCATCCTGATCCTGCGCGGCCGCAGTCCGCGTCTCTGGTGGACCGTCTTCGGCGTCTCCGCCGGACTTGGCCTGCTCAACAAGCCGTCGATGACCTTCTTCCTTATCGCGCTTGCGCTGGCCCTGCTGCTCACTCCGCAGCGAAAGGCTTTGTTCACGCGATATGCCGCATGGGGTGTCGTTCTTCTGGTGCTGATCGCACTGCCTAATCTCTTCTGGCAGATGCACCACCATTGGGCCACGCTGGAGTTTCTACATGACGGCCGTGTCGCGGGTAAGAATACGCGTCTCGCTCCATTGCCCTTCATCGCCAACCAGATCTTCATCCTCGGTATCCTCGGGGCCTTCGTCTGGATCGCTGGACTTGTCCGCCTGCTGCGGCAGCGTGAGCAGCGCTGGCTGGGCCTCACCTACTGCATCTTCCTCGTTGTCATGGTCGCCCTCGGCGCCAAGGACTACTACGTCACGCCCATCTATCCCTTTCTGTTCGCTGCAGGAGGCGTTGCATGGCAGCAACGGTTCGCGTCCAATCGGCGGGTGCAAACAGACCGGGCGATCGCGTGGCCGATCCTCACCACCGTCGTCATCGTGCTATCGGCCGTCTTTCTTCCCGCCAGCAATCCGATACTTCGGCCCGCAACGTTCCTGAAGTATGCCCATGCCCTTCATCTGCCCAACAGCGACAGCGAGAGCGGAAGGCGGGCGGTACTGCCGCAGTTCTACGCCGATCGCTTCGGATGGCAGGAAGAGGTCGACCAGATCACTGCTGCCGTCGAGCGGCTCTCTCCCGAGGATCGGGCGCAGGCAGGTATCGTCGCGGACAATTACGGAGAGGCGGGCGCGCTGGACTTTCTTGGGCACGATCTTCCTCCTGTCATCAGCGGCCACAACAACTACTGGCTCTGGGGCCCGCACAACGTGGGAGCAAAGGTGCTCATCGTCATCTCCGGCGATCCGCCGCAACACTTCCAGAGCCTGTGTCGCGAGGTGCAGATCGTCGGGAACATGAATCACCCGCTGGCCATGCCGTTCGAACGGCGCAAGACGATTTATTTGCTGCACGACTGCCAGGAGGCCCAAAGCCCGACGCTCAACTGGGCAAAGTACAAGTTCTACTATTAG
- a CDS encoding homoserine dehydrogenase yields the protein MATKKKQAAKKKQAGSTVKVALLGFGTVGSSVARVLAASKFPGIELTHIFNRDVQRKRTSAGAKAVPASVIWTENIDDILNSKVDVVVELMGGLNPVEGWLRKALASGKSVVTANKQLIAYRGASLFKLAAVNNVHLVYGAAVAGGVPVIPGMKQGLGGDQARRLSGILNGTCNYILNRMEGGADYATVLADAQQLGYAEADPSADVDGFDARAKLCILSRIALHAELDPDAVTTQTISTIESIDFTYAKELNCTIRQVSQAERNGNAVHARVAPMLVPLSSPMAWSHGTQNMVVVSGRFGGDVVFSGHGAGGEPTAVAVVSDLLAVAQDCSAVQLPVRKREVTDEFMAPHYLRFVVDDKPGIVSSIAGALAKVGANIDSLLQTPGHPKHRLPFVVTTEPSLTSTIEKAMKLIAKLDCMLEKPLCLQILVADDKPE from the coding sequence ATGGCGACGAAGAAAAAACAGGCAGCAAAGAAGAAGCAAGCTGGTTCGACGGTAAAAGTGGCTCTACTCGGCTTCGGAACGGTGGGCAGCTCGGTGGCGCGCGTCTTGGCTGCGTCTAAGTTTCCCGGCATAGAATTGACCCATATCTTCAATCGCGATGTTCAGCGCAAGCGGACCTCTGCTGGGGCCAAGGCGGTTCCTGCGTCTGTTATCTGGACCGAAAACATCGATGACATCCTGAACTCAAAGGTTGACGTTGTCGTCGAGCTGATGGGCGGCTTGAATCCTGTCGAGGGATGGCTGCGCAAGGCGCTGGCGTCGGGCAAATCGGTTGTCACCGCCAACAAGCAGTTGATCGCCTATCGCGGCGCAAGCCTCTTCAAGCTGGCAGCGGTCAACAATGTTCATCTGGTTTATGGCGCTGCCGTGGCTGGCGGTGTGCCTGTGATTCCCGGCATGAAGCAGGGGCTGGGCGGAGATCAGGCAAGGCGGTTGAGCGGCATTCTCAATGGGACCTGCAACTACATCCTCAACCGCATGGAGGGCGGCGCCGACTATGCCACGGTACTGGCCGATGCGCAGCAGCTTGGCTACGCCGAGGCCGATCCGTCGGCCGATGTGGACGGCTTCGATGCGCGGGCCAAGCTGTGCATTCTGTCGCGCATCGCGCTCCATGCCGAGCTTGACCCCGATGCGGTGACGACCCAGACCATCTCGACGATCGAGTCGATCGACTTTACCTATGCCAAGGAGCTGAACTGCACGATCCGCCAGGTCTCGCAGGCAGAGCGAAACGGCAACGCCGTTCATGCGCGGGTCGCTCCGATGCTTGTACCGCTAAGCTCGCCGATGGCGTGGTCGCACGGCACGCAGAATATGGTGGTTGTCAGCGGACGGTTCGGCGGCGACGTCGTCTTCTCCGGCCACGGCGCGGGCGGCGAACCAACAGCGGTTGCGGTTGTCTCCGATCTGCTGGCCGTTGCGCAGGATTGCAGCGCGGTACAGTTGCCGGTCCGCAAGCGGGAAGTGACCGACGAGTTCATGGCTCCGCACTACCTTCGTTTCGTAGTGGATGACAAGCCAGGGATCGTCTCCTCGATTGCAGGTGCACTGGCGAAGGTGGGGGCAAATATCGATTCGCTGTTGCAGACCCCCGGCCATCCCAAGCACCGTCTTCCGTTTGTGGTCACGACCGAGCCTTCTTTGACCTCGACCATCGAGAAGGCCATGAAATTGATTGCCAAGCTGGACTGCATGTTGGAGAAGCCTCTATGCCTGCAGATTCTGGTAGCGGACGATAAGCCCGAGTAG
- a CDS encoding nucleoside deaminase: MQGNPIFMEKAIALATENVVLGRGGPFGAVIVRDGKIVATGVNQVTATNDPTAHAEVTAIRNAAATLATFDLAGCAIYSSCEPCPMCLAAIYWSHCDAIFYGNTSADAAAAGFDDAFLYEEVKLPLSERRIPTINLLREQAISNFEAWRKYAGRIDY; the protein is encoded by the coding sequence ATGCAGGGCAATCCAATCTTTATGGAAAAGGCGATCGCCCTGGCGACGGAGAATGTCGTCTTGGGTCGCGGCGGCCCTTTTGGGGCGGTAATTGTCCGCGATGGCAAGATCGTTGCCACGGGTGTCAATCAGGTGACTGCAACTAACGATCCCACGGCCCATGCAGAGGTCACGGCGATTCGCAATGCTGCGGCAACGCTGGCAACGTTTGATCTGGCCGGTTGCGCGATCTATTCCAGTTGCGAGCCGTGCCCAATGTGCTTGGCGGCGATCTACTGGTCGCACTGTGATGCGATCTTCTATGGCAACACCTCGGCGGATGCTGCTGCCGCAGGTTTCGACGATGCGTTTCTCTATGAAGAAGTGAAGCTCCCCTTGAGCGAGCGCCGAATTCCGACGATAAACCTGTTGCGGGAGCAGGCAATCTCTAACTTTGAGGCTTGGCGCAAGTACGCCGGCAGAATCGATTATTAA